One window of Saccharopolyspora phatthalungensis genomic DNA carries:
- a CDS encoding helicase-associated domain-containing protein: protein MSSLADWLRARSDEQLVALLRARPDLATPPPADTSVLATRVGVRSSVARACEDLDSFTLATLEALVLLDADDAPVPLDAVTELLGRDVTVERARRSVAQLRDLALTWGEDSELAVAPAAREALPTFPAGLGRAADHLTGAAAKAALAELDKEERRLVDKLAGGAPIGRTKDAAKQVPLEQATNPVQRLLAKGLLLRRDAETVELPRQLALAVRGDRPMGAVEPDEPVPDLTGTDQSTVDKTAGGEALELLRHVEGLLNTWGEEPPDVLRSGGVGVRDLRRTAKAIDVDENRLGLLVELATAANLLASSDGAAPQWVPTIESDTWLAAPPEQRWATLAQAWLDLPRLPGLIGARDEKDRLLNPLSEDLRRPLAPKDRRRILDYLDELPGGYGARPDDVAAVLGWRAPRRGGRLRDDLVRWTLAEATTLGIVALHAMTTAGRVLLADGSAEAARQLALALPEPLDHVLVQADLTVVAPGRLEPELAIEMKLVADVESAGSATVYRISDGSIRRALDTGYTADDLHALFRTRSRTPVPQSLTYLIDDVARRHGLLRAGTAAAFLRCDDPLLLAEILAKPETEELELRRIAPTVLVSPLPLADVVAELRAAGFAPVAEGPDGNVLDLRESGRRVRGKSRPAQPAAIAAPSEEQLGELVAHLRAGDRAGAARRGSTVRPERGRPSAEATLQLLRDAAQQRRSVWLGFVDTHGVRSQRVVRPVSVGGGILQGFDPSSEELGNFPLHRIMSVALVED from the coding sequence ATGTCATCACTCGCGGATTGGCTGCGGGCGCGCAGCGACGAACAGCTTGTCGCGCTGCTTCGCGCCCGGCCCGACCTCGCGACCCCGCCGCCCGCCGATACCTCGGTGCTAGCGACGCGCGTTGGCGTGCGCTCGTCGGTCGCGCGGGCCTGCGAGGACCTCGACTCCTTCACCCTCGCCACACTCGAAGCGCTGGTGCTGCTCGACGCGGATGATGCGCCCGTGCCGCTGGACGCCGTTACCGAGTTGCTCGGCCGCGATGTCACGGTCGAACGCGCCCGCCGATCCGTCGCGCAGCTGCGCGATCTCGCGCTGACCTGGGGCGAGGACAGCGAGCTCGCCGTGGCTCCGGCGGCACGGGAGGCCTTGCCGACCTTCCCCGCCGGTCTCGGACGCGCCGCCGACCACCTCACCGGCGCGGCGGCGAAAGCGGCGTTGGCCGAGCTCGACAAGGAGGAGCGGCGGCTGGTCGACAAGCTCGCCGGGGGCGCGCCGATCGGGCGCACCAAGGACGCGGCCAAGCAGGTTCCGCTGGAGCAGGCGACTAATCCGGTGCAACGGCTGCTCGCGAAGGGGTTGCTGCTGCGGCGCGATGCCGAGACCGTCGAGCTGCCGCGCCAGCTCGCCCTGGCCGTGCGCGGCGACCGGCCAATGGGCGCGGTCGAACCCGACGAGCCCGTACCGGATCTGACCGGCACCGATCAGTCCACAGTAGACAAAACGGCGGGCGGCGAGGCGCTGGAGCTGCTGCGGCACGTGGAGGGTCTGCTGAACACCTGGGGCGAGGAGCCGCCCGACGTGCTGCGTTCCGGCGGCGTCGGGGTACGCGACCTGCGCCGCACCGCCAAGGCCATCGACGTCGACGAGAACCGGCTGGGTCTGCTCGTGGAACTCGCGACCGCGGCCAACCTGCTGGCCAGCAGCGACGGCGCGGCACCGCAGTGGGTCCCCACCATCGAGTCCGACACCTGGCTGGCCGCCCCGCCCGAACAGCGCTGGGCGACCCTGGCCCAAGCCTGGCTCGACCTGCCCCGGCTGCCCGGCCTGATCGGCGCCCGCGACGAGAAGGACCGGCTGCTCAACCCGCTCTCCGAAGACCTACGCCGACCGCTCGCGCCGAAGGACCGCCGCCGCATCCTCGACTACCTCGACGAACTGCCCGGTGGCTACGGGGCCCGGCCGGACGACGTCGCCGCGGTCCTCGGGTGGCGTGCCCCGCGCCGCGGTGGGCGGCTTCGCGACGACCTGGTGCGCTGGACCCTCGCCGAAGCCACCACCCTCGGCATCGTCGCCCTGCACGCGATGACCACCGCCGGACGCGTCCTGCTCGCCGACGGATCGGCCGAAGCGGCCCGCCAACTCGCCCTTGCATTGCCCGAACCCCTGGACCACGTCCTTGTGCAGGCCGACCTCACCGTCGTCGCCCCGGGTCGCCTCGAACCCGAGCTCGCCATCGAGATGAAGCTCGTCGCGGACGTCGAATCCGCCGGTAGCGCCACCGTTTACCGGATCAGCGACGGCAGCATCCGACGCGCCCTCGATACCGGCTACACCGCCGACGACCTGCACGCGCTGTTCCGCACCCGCTCGCGCACCCCGGTCCCGCAGTCGTTGACCTACCTGATCGACGACGTCGCCCGCCGCCACGGCCTGCTCCGCGCGGGCACCGCCGCGGCCTTCCTGCGCTGCGACGACCCGCTGCTGCTGGCGGAAATCCTGGCCAAGCCGGAAACCGAGGAACTCGAACTCCGCCGCATCGCGCCCACCGTCCTGGTCAGCCCGCTGCCGCTGGCCGACGTAGTCGCCGAACTACGCGCCGCCGGATTCGCCCCGGTCGCCGAAGGCCCCGACGGCAACGTGCTTGACCTGCGGGAGAGCGGGCGGCGCGTGCGCGGCAAAAGCCGCCCTGCGCAGCCGGCGGCGATCGCCGCGCCGAGCGAGGAGCAGCTCGGCGAGCTCGTGGCGCACCTGCGAGCCGGCGACCGGGCCGGGGCGGCGCGGCGCGGCAGCACCGTGCGCCCCGAACGCGGGCGGCCGAGTGCCGAAGCGACGCTGCAGCTGCTGCGCGACGCGGCGCAACAGCGCCGGAGCGTGTGGTTGGGGTTCGTCGACACGCACGGAGTGCGCAGCCAGCGCGTGGTGCGGCCGGTGAGCGTCGGCGGCGGGATCCTGCAGGGCTTCGACCCCAGCAGCGAAGAGCTGGGCAACTTCCCCTTGCACCGCATCATGTCCGTCGCCCTCGTCGAGGACTGA
- a CDS encoding NAD-dependent malic enzyme, whose amino-acid sequence MPVPGPGYSITVRVEAPPSTTAAGDLTSAIGRAGGVITAFDVVESHADRIVVDITCNALSADHANDLAEVLGALPGVRVRKISDRTFLVHLGGKIEVNSRVALNNRDDLSRAYTPGVARVCTAIAENPEDARRLTVKRNAVAVVTDGSAVLGLGNIGPEAALPVMEGKAALFKKFAGVNAWPVCLDTQDTEEIIRAVELIAPVYGGINLEDIAAPRCFEIEARLREKLNIPVFHDDQHGTAVVVLGALRNALRVVNKDITDCRIVVCGVGAAGSAIIRLLQHKKPGDIIAVDIDGIVHSGRGDADPNLQSIAEATNKDGRTGTLSDAVREADVFIGVSAPNLLTADDVATMSADSIVFALANPDPEIDPLEAQKHATVVATGRSDYPNQINNVLAFPGVFRGLLDAHAHKITDEMMVAASNAIADVVDGERLNASFIVPSVFDSAVAPAVADAVKRAALASQAGDPAPHGGSALPWSMGEDTEY is encoded by the coding sequence ATGCCGGTTCCAGGTCCGGGTTATTCGATCACCGTTCGCGTCGAGGCGCCGCCGTCGACGACCGCGGCGGGCGACCTGACCAGTGCGATCGGACGCGCCGGCGGGGTCATCACGGCGTTCGACGTCGTCGAGTCGCACGCCGATCGCATCGTCGTCGACATCACCTGCAACGCGTTGTCGGCGGATCACGCCAACGACCTCGCCGAGGTCTTGGGCGCGCTGCCCGGCGTCCGGGTGCGCAAGATCTCCGACCGGACCTTCCTGGTTCACCTCGGCGGCAAGATCGAGGTCAACTCGCGGGTCGCGCTCAACAACCGCGACGACCTCTCCCGCGCCTACACCCCGGGGGTGGCGCGGGTCTGCACCGCGATCGCGGAGAACCCCGAAGACGCCCGCCGCCTGACCGTCAAGCGCAACGCGGTCGCGGTGGTCACCGACGGCTCGGCCGTGCTGGGGCTGGGCAACATCGGCCCGGAGGCCGCGTTGCCGGTCATGGAGGGCAAGGCCGCGCTCTTCAAGAAGTTCGCCGGGGTCAACGCCTGGCCGGTCTGCCTGGACACCCAGGACACCGAGGAGATCATCCGGGCCGTGGAGCTGATCGCCCCGGTCTACGGCGGTATCAACCTGGAGGACATCGCAGCCCCGCGCTGCTTCGAGATCGAGGCCCGGCTGCGGGAGAAGCTGAACATCCCGGTCTTCCACGACGACCAGCACGGCACCGCGGTCGTGGTGCTCGGCGCGCTGCGCAACGCGCTGCGCGTGGTGAACAAGGACATCACCGACTGCCGCATCGTGGTGTGCGGCGTCGGCGCCGCCGGTTCGGCCATCATCCGCCTGCTGCAGCACAAGAAACCCGGCGACATCATCGCAGTCGATATTGACGGCATCGTCCACAGCGGACGTGGCGACGCCGATCCGAACCTGCAGTCCATCGCGGAGGCCACCAACAAGGATGGCCGCACCGGCACGTTGTCCGACGCGGTTCGCGAGGCGGATGTGTTCATCGGGGTGTCCGCGCCGAACCTGCTCACCGCGGACGACGTCGCGACCATGAGCGCCGACTCGATCGTGTTCGCGCTGGCCAACCCGGACCCGGAGATCGACCCGCTGGAGGCGCAGAAGCACGCCACCGTCGTGGCCACCGGCCGCAGCGACTACCCGAACCAGATCAACAACGTGCTTGCCTTCCCCGGTGTCTTCCGCGGGCTGCTGGACGCGCATGCGCACAAGATCACCGACGAGATGATGGTCGCGGCGTCGAATGCGATCGCCGACGTCGTGGACGGGGAACGGCTCAACGCGTCGTTCATCGTGCCGAGCGTGTTCGACTCGGCGGTGGCCCCGGCGGTCGCCGACGCGGTCAAGCGCGCGGCACTCGCGTCGCAGGCCGGTGACCCGGCCCCGCACGGCGGTTCCGCCCTGCCCTGGTCCATGGGCGAGGACACCGAGTACTGA
- the moaC gene encoding cyclic pyranopterin monophosphate synthase MoaC, with the protein MAQDELTHVDEAGAARMVDVSGKQPTARIAVASGVVRTTAEVIALLRRDGLPKGDAIATARIAGIMAAKRTPDLIPLCHPIAISGAKVELALGEAEVRITATVKTTDRTGVEMEALTAVAGAGLALHDMIKAVDPAAVLDAVRVERKEGGKTGTWTRDD; encoded by the coding sequence ATGGCGCAGGACGAGCTAACGCATGTCGATGAGGCGGGCGCGGCTCGCATGGTCGACGTCTCCGGAAAGCAGCCCACCGCCCGCATCGCGGTCGCCAGCGGTGTGGTGCGCACGACCGCCGAGGTGATCGCGTTGCTGCGCCGCGACGGGCTGCCGAAGGGCGACGCGATCGCGACCGCCCGGATCGCCGGCATCATGGCCGCCAAGCGAACCCCGGACCTGATTCCGCTGTGCCATCCGATCGCGATCTCCGGTGCCAAGGTGGAACTCGCGCTCGGCGAGGCCGAAGTGCGGATCACCGCGACGGTGAAGACCACCGACCGCACCGGCGTCGAGATGGAGGCGCTCACCGCGGTCGCCGGGGCCGGGCTCGCGCTGCACGACATGATCAAGGCCGTCGACCCTGCCGCCGTGCTCGACGCCGTCCGGGTGGAGCGCAAGGAGGGCGGCAAGACCGGGACCTGGACGCGCGACGACTGA
- a CDS encoding DUF742 domain-containing protein: protein MNTGSEPSWDGDLFRLYNKRLSPDSWQDDFVEDDSAPGPASESIGGYERALFGGPGADLFGSGYSSMPEVAGHRPTDSGPQSVSMPSISRSMSPISQSMPSISQPLPPLSQSMPSISGSMPAIPSAESPESDSLDGGSLVRPYARTRGRTRTDYDLAIETLVSTSERGRTQATQTRAEHRSISELCMEARSVAEVAAHLRLPLGVVRVLIGDMADTGLVLIHDSGMVVGDRPSMEFLERVLSGLRRL from the coding sequence ATGAACACCGGTTCCGAGCCCAGCTGGGACGGTGACCTGTTCCGCCTCTACAACAAGCGGTTGAGCCCCGATTCCTGGCAGGACGACTTCGTCGAGGACGATTCCGCGCCCGGTCCGGCTTCGGAGTCGATCGGCGGCTACGAGCGGGCCCTGTTCGGCGGTCCGGGTGCCGACCTGTTCGGCTCCGGCTACAGCTCGATGCCGGAGGTCGCCGGGCACCGGCCGACCGACAGCGGTCCGCAGTCGGTGTCGATGCCGTCGATCTCGCGGTCGATGTCGCCGATTTCCCAGTCGATGCCCTCGATTTCGCAGCCGCTGCCGCCGCTGTCGCAGTCCATGCCGTCGATCTCCGGATCGATGCCGGCGATTCCCAGCGCCGAATCGCCGGAGTCCGACAGCCTCGACGGCGGTTCGCTGGTGCGGCCCTACGCCCGCACGCGCGGGCGCACCCGCACCGATTATGATCTTGCTATCGAAACGCTGGTCTCCACCAGCGAACGCGGTCGCACGCAAGCGACCCAAACCCGGGCCGAGCACCGCTCGATCTCCGAACTGTGTATGGAGGCTCGCTCGGTGGCCGAGGTCGCCGCGCACCTGCGCCTTCCGTTGGGCGTGGTGCGGGTGCTGATCGGCGACATGGCCGATACCGGCCTGGTTCTGATTCATGACAGTGGCATGGTCGTCGGTGATCGGCCGTCCATGGAGTTCTTGGAAAGGGTGCTCAGTGGGCTTCGCAGGCTCTGA
- the moaA gene encoding GTP 3',8-cyclase MoaA: MTAVDLGIPLVRRTIDMSARPDTPALVDRFGRVATDLRVSLIDKCNLRCTYCMPAEGLPWLKRAELLDTAEMNRLIRIAVEELGITTVRFTGGEPLLRQDLVDIIAATAALPSRPKTSLTTNGINLGSFAEPLVRAGLNRVNVSLDTLDREVFKQLTRRDRLDGVLAGLAAAKTMRLEPVKVNAVLMRGINDHEAPGLLGYCIERGYQLRFIEQMPLDAQHDWDREKMITAEEILDRLSAQFTLSPDVAERGSAPAERWLVDGGPATVGVIASVTRPFCAACDRTRLTADGQLRSCLFSTTETDLRGAMRTGADDAELIRLWQETMWAKAAGHGMDSGEFAQPARPMSAIGG, translated from the coding sequence GTGACCGCGGTGGACCTGGGAATCCCGCTCGTGCGCCGCACGATCGACATGTCCGCGCGTCCGGACACGCCCGCGCTGGTGGACCGGTTCGGTCGCGTGGCCACCGACTTGCGGGTCTCCCTTATCGACAAGTGCAATCTGCGCTGCACCTATTGCATGCCCGCCGAGGGGCTGCCCTGGTTGAAACGCGCGGAATTGCTCGACACCGCCGAGATGAACCGGCTCATCCGCATCGCCGTCGAGGAGCTCGGCATCACCACGGTGCGCTTCACCGGCGGCGAACCGCTGCTGCGCCAGGACCTGGTGGACATCATCGCGGCGACCGCGGCGCTGCCTTCCCGTCCGAAAACCTCGTTGACTACCAACGGGATCAACCTCGGCAGCTTCGCCGAGCCGCTGGTGCGGGCCGGACTGAACCGGGTCAACGTCTCGCTGGACACCCTCGACCGCGAGGTGTTCAAGCAGCTCACCCGCCGCGACCGGCTTGACGGCGTGCTTGCCGGGCTCGCCGCCGCGAAGACGATGCGGCTGGAGCCGGTCAAGGTCAACGCGGTGCTGATGCGCGGCATCAACGATCACGAGGCGCCCGGCCTGCTGGGGTACTGCATCGAGCGCGGCTACCAACTGCGGTTCATCGAGCAGATGCCGCTGGACGCACAGCACGACTGGGACCGCGAGAAAATGATCACCGCCGAGGAGATCCTGGACCGGCTCAGCGCCCAGTTCACGCTCTCCCCGGACGTGGCCGAGCGGGGTTCAGCACCCGCCGAGCGCTGGCTGGTCGACGGCGGACCCGCCACCGTCGGCGTGATCGCCTCGGTGACCAGGCCGTTCTGCGCCGCCTGCGACCGGACCCGGCTCACCGCCGACGGTCAGCTGCGCTCGTGCCTGTTCTCGACGACCGAAACGGACCTGCGCGGGGCGATGCGCACCGGGGCGGACGACGCCGAACTGATCAGGTTGTGGCAGGAGACGATGTGGGCGAAGGCGGCCGGGCACGGGATGGACTCGGGCGAGTTCGCCCAGCCGGCGCGGCCGATGAGCGCCATTGGGGGTTGA
- a CDS encoding transglycosylase family protein, whose amino-acid sequence MARYLGKHRKSSNASRTIARVAIAGAVVATPIAIAAPAANAAPDWDKLAQCESSGNWSINTGNGFSGGLQFTPSTWAAYGGTQYAGSAHQATREQQIAVAEKVLASQGSNAWPGCTAKLNWTSGGTKVSIKTTTPKKAETKPAPKPKPKPKATPSKPAVKSNGADYTVQLGDTLSKIGEMFGVSYQDIAHRNSDIIHDPNLIFPGQQLDIK is encoded by the coding sequence ATGGCTCGCTACCTAGGCAAGCACCGCAAATCGTCCAATGCCAGCCGCACCATCGCCCGCGTCGCCATCGCCGGCGCGGTGGTCGCCACCCCGATCGCAATCGCCGCCCCCGCCGCCAACGCGGCCCCGGACTGGGACAAGCTCGCCCAGTGCGAAAGCAGCGGCAACTGGAGCATCAACACCGGCAACGGCTTCTCCGGCGGACTCCAGTTCACCCCGTCGACCTGGGCGGCCTACGGCGGCACCCAGTACGCCGGCAGCGCGCACCAGGCGACGCGCGAGCAGCAGATCGCCGTCGCCGAGAAGGTCCTCGCTTCGCAGGGCTCCAACGCGTGGCCCGGCTGCACCGCCAAGCTCAACTGGACCAGCGGCGGCACCAAGGTCAGCATCAAGACCACCACGCCGAAGAAGGCCGAGACCAAGCCCGCGCCCAAGCCCAAGCCCAAGCCCAAGGCGACCCCCAGCAAGCCCGCGGTGAAGTCCAACGGCGCGGACTACACGGTCCAGCTCGGTGACACGCTGAGCAAGATCGGCGAGATGTTCGGCGTGAGCTACCAGGACATCGCTCACCGCAACTCGGACATCATCCATGACCCGAACCTGATCTTTCCGGGCCAGCAGCTCGACATCAAATGA
- a CDS encoding GTP-binding protein, with product MGFAGSDPRANAGHQKTSTKIVVAGGFGVGKTTFVGSVSEIVPLTTEAVMTEASVGVDDLSATPGKVTTTVAMDFGRVSLDSDLILYLFGTPGQHRFWFMWDDLVRGAIGAVVLVDTRRLADAFASIDFFDDRGLPYIIAVNTFDGVLHHRQEDIREALTISASVPMITCDARNRESTKQALITLVEHAMRQRLAAAH from the coding sequence GTGGGCTTCGCAGGCTCTGATCCCCGAGCGAATGCGGGCCACCAGAAGACCTCGACGAAGATCGTGGTCGCCGGTGGCTTCGGGGTCGGCAAGACGACGTTCGTCGGTTCGGTCTCCGAGATCGTGCCGTTGACCACCGAGGCGGTCATGACCGAGGCCAGCGTCGGGGTCGATGACCTCAGCGCTACGCCGGGCAAGGTCACCACCACGGTGGCGATGGACTTCGGCCGGGTCTCGCTGGACTCGGACCTGATCCTGTACCTGTTCGGCACTCCCGGCCAGCACCGGTTCTGGTTCATGTGGGACGACCTGGTGCGCGGCGCGATCGGCGCGGTGGTGCTGGTCGACACCCGGCGGTTGGCCGACGCGTTCGCCTCGATCGACTTCTTCGATGACCGGGGCCTGCCCTACATCATCGCGGTGAACACGTTCGACGGCGTGCTGCACCACCGGCAGGAGGACATCCGGGAAGCGCTGACCATCTCGGCCTCGGTGCCGATGATCACCTGCGACGCCCGGAACCGGGAGTCCACCAAGCAGGCCCTGATCACCTTGGTGGAACACGCCATGCGCCAACGCTTGGCCGCCGCCCACTGA
- the modA gene encoding molybdate ABC transporter substrate-binding protein, giving the protein MMSKLRMIIGAMIAFLVLAGCGQSQPQSQPQHMLTVLAAASLTESFNELGTRFSQQHPDVHVQFDYQGSSTLAEQIKQGRAADVFASADTKNMDKVRDLVGTSETLATNKLTIVVPPGNPAKIASLADLAASGRTVVVCAPQVPCGSATQKVSQASGAQLKPVSEEDDVKSVLQKVVAGEADAGLVYVTDARAAGAQVQAVDFPEAAKAINTYPIATINAAPEKQLAAEFMAFVRGPVGREVLAKHGFGTP; this is encoded by the coding sequence ATGATGTCGAAGCTCAGGATGATCATTGGCGCGATGATCGCGTTCTTGGTGCTGGCCGGGTGCGGGCAGTCCCAGCCGCAATCCCAGCCGCAGCACATGCTGACCGTGCTCGCGGCGGCATCGCTCACCGAGTCCTTCAACGAACTCGGCACCCGGTTCAGCCAGCAGCACCCGGATGTGCATGTGCAGTTCGACTACCAGGGTTCGTCGACGCTGGCCGAACAGATCAAACAGGGGCGGGCCGCGGACGTCTTCGCCTCGGCGGACACGAAGAACATGGACAAGGTGCGGGATCTCGTCGGCACTTCGGAGACGCTGGCGACCAACAAGTTGACCATCGTGGTCCCGCCGGGCAACCCGGCCAAGATCGCCTCGCTCGCCGATCTCGCGGCTTCCGGCCGGACCGTGGTGGTCTGTGCTCCGCAGGTGCCGTGCGGGTCGGCCACGCAGAAGGTGTCGCAGGCGTCGGGCGCGCAGCTGAAGCCGGTCAGCGAGGAGGACGACGTCAAGTCGGTGCTGCAGAAGGTCGTTGCGGGCGAGGCGGACGCCGGGCTGGTGTACGTCACCGATGCGCGCGCGGCCGGGGCTCAGGTGCAGGCGGTCGACTTCCCGGAGGCGGCGAAGGCCATCAACACCTACCCGATCGCGACGATCAACGCCGCCCCGGAGAAGCAGCTTGCGGCGGAGTTCATGGCGTTCGTGCGCGGCCCGGTGGGCCGCGAGGTCCTCGCCAAGCACGGCTTCGGCACCCCGTGA
- a CDS encoding TOBE domain-containing protein has product MPHYRISEAAGLLGVSDDTVRRWIEGGHLPSERDAAGRRIVDGAALAEFARAQARSTPDPSGIGRSARNKLVGLVTEVISDRVMSQVEMQCGPHRIVSLMSTEAVRELGLEPGALAVAVVKSTNVVVETPGEG; this is encoded by the coding sequence GTGCCGCACTATCGGATCTCAGAGGCCGCCGGACTGCTTGGCGTCAGCGATGACACGGTGCGCCGGTGGATCGAAGGTGGGCACCTGCCCTCGGAGCGGGATGCCGCCGGCCGGCGCATCGTCGACGGCGCCGCGCTGGCCGAGTTCGCCCGTGCCCAGGCCCGCTCGACGCCCGACCCGTCCGGCATCGGCCGGTCGGCGCGCAACAAACTGGTCGGGCTGGTCACCGAGGTGATCTCGGACCGGGTCATGTCGCAGGTGGAGATGCAGTGCGGCCCGCACCGGATCGTGTCGCTGATGAGCACCGAGGCGGTGCGCGAACTCGGGTTGGAGCCCGGGGCGCTAGCGGTAGCCGTGGTCAAGTCGACCAACGTCGTGGTGGAAACGCCGGGAGAAGGATGA
- a CDS encoding roadblock/LC7 domain-containing protein translates to MSSNSFSWLITDFVRRVPGVAHSVVVSADGLLLAGSQGLPRDRAEQLSAVASGLVSLTQGAARCFEAGEVTQTVVEMEQGYLFLMSISDGSCLAVLAAPNADIGLVAYEMTLLVERVGRQLTPELRAQLQGMVRR, encoded by the coding sequence ATGAGCAGCAACAGCTTCAGCTGGCTGATCACCGACTTCGTGCGTCGCGTCCCCGGTGTGGCGCACTCGGTGGTGGTCTCGGCCGACGGACTGTTACTCGCCGGGTCCCAGGGCTTGCCGCGGGATCGCGCCGAGCAGTTGTCCGCGGTGGCCTCCGGGCTGGTCAGCCTCACCCAGGGCGCCGCGCGTTGTTTCGAAGCAGGTGAGGTCACCCAGACCGTGGTGGAAATGGAGCAGGGCTACCTGTTCCTGATGTCCATCAGCGACGGTTCCTGCCTGGCGGTGCTGGCCGCGCCGAACGCCGACATCGGCCTGGTGGCCTACGAGATGACCCTCCTGGTCGAGCGGGTCGGGCGGCAGCTAACCCCGGAGCTGCGGGCGCAGCTGCAGGGCATGGTGCGCCGATGA
- a CDS encoding MoaD/ThiS family protein, with protein MTTLPGQVRTVAVQVRYFAGARAAAGVPEETVRVSRTGGTVTAADVIAAALDRHDENLAKVLPACSFLLDGVAVRDRGIQVADDATLDVLPPFAGG; from the coding sequence ATGACGACGCTGCCGGGCCAGGTCAGGACCGTGGCCGTGCAAGTCCGATACTTCGCGGGCGCTCGCGCGGCGGCCGGAGTCCCGGAGGAGACGGTGCGCGTCTCTCGCACCGGCGGCACTGTGACGGCCGCGGACGTCATCGCGGCCGCGCTGGACCGGCATGACGAGAACCTGGCGAAGGTGCTGCCGGCGTGCAGCTTTCTGCTCGACGGGGTCGCCGTCCGGGACCGCGGCATCCAGGTCGCCGACGACGCCACCCTGGATGTCCTCCCGCCGTTCGCGGGCGGCTGA
- a CDS encoding molybdenum cofactor biosynthesis protein MoaE has protein sequence MTRTARVIAASNRAASGVYPDRTGPVIVEWLRGHGYSTPDPVVVPDGDPVGEELRRAVADGADVVITTGGTGISPTDRTPEVTAAVLDYPIPGLAEAIRSAGLPEVPTAVLSRGLAGVSGRTLIVNLPGSRGGVKDGLGVLDGVLDHAVDQLHGGDHATPKRVVADVLRADVTEQVIDVEALARSVEHRAAGAVVTFGGVVRDHDGGRGVRELEYVGHPSAAEVIAEVAQDIAARFEGVRAIAVSHRTGLLKIGDVALGCAVAAEHRKQGFSACSELVDEVKRRLPIWKRQVFEDNTEEWVNCP, from the coding sequence ATGACGAGGACAGCGCGAGTGATCGCCGCGTCCAACCGCGCTGCGTCCGGCGTGTACCCGGACCGCACCGGTCCGGTGATCGTCGAGTGGCTGCGTGGGCACGGTTACTCGACGCCCGATCCCGTCGTGGTGCCCGACGGTGACCCGGTGGGGGAGGAGCTGCGTCGCGCGGTCGCCGACGGCGCGGACGTCGTGATCACCACCGGCGGCACCGGGATCAGCCCGACGGACCGCACCCCCGAGGTCACGGCGGCCGTGCTCGACTACCCGATACCTGGACTTGCGGAGGCGATCCGCTCGGCAGGTCTGCCCGAGGTCCCGACGGCGGTGCTCTCCCGCGGGCTGGCCGGGGTCAGCGGGCGGACGTTGATCGTGAACCTGCCGGGCTCGCGCGGCGGCGTCAAGGACGGGCTCGGCGTGCTCGACGGGGTCCTGGACCACGCCGTCGACCAGCTGCACGGGGGCGATCACGCGACCCCGAAGCGGGTGGTGGCGGACGTCCTGCGGGCCGACGTGACCGAGCAGGTGATCGATGTGGAGGCCCTGGCCCGGTCGGTCGAGCACCGCGCGGCCGGCGCCGTGGTGACCTTCGGCGGGGTCGTTCGCGACCACGACGGCGGACGCGGGGTCCGCGAGCTCGAATATGTCGGGCACCCCAGCGCCGCCGAGGTGATCGCCGAGGTTGCCCAGGACATCGCGGCCCGCTTCGAGGGTGTGCGAGCGATCGCGGTGTCGCACCGCACCGGGCTGCTCAAGATCGGCGATGTGGCCCTCGGCTGCGCGGTGGCGGCGGAGCACCGCAAGCAGGGTTTCAGCGCCTGCTCGGAGCTGGTCGACGAGGTCAAGCGGCGGCTACCGATCTGGAAGCGCCAGGTCTTCGAAGACAACACCGAAGAATGGGTCAACTGCCCATGA